GGTAAATCGCTCGGAGCCGCCGGTGCTGCTTAAGATTACCCCTTACGGGACGCCGCTCCTGAGGAGGCAATCGGCGCGGATCGATCCAATCACGCCTGAGATCAGGCAGCTCGCCGCCGATATGATCGACACGATGCGCGCCGCGAACGGGCTCGGGCTTGCCGCTCCGCAGGTCGGCCGGTCGCTCCAGATGTTTGTGATGGACTGGGCGGTGCTGGAGGAGGGGCGCAGCGACGGCGTCGCCTATCTTAACCCGGAAATCCTCGACAAGGCGGGGAACAACGTCTCGAAGCAGGAGGGATGTCTCTCGGTGCCGAAAGTCTTCGCCGACATCATCCGCCCCGACAAAGTCCGCGTCCGCTACCAGACCGACAAAGGCGAGA
The nucleotide sequence above comes from Calditrichota bacterium. Encoded proteins:
- the def gene encoding peptide deformylase, with protein sequence MHFAVNRSEPPVLLKITPYGTPLLRRQSARIDPITPEIRQLAADMIDTMRAANGLGLAAPQVGRSLQMFVMDWAVLEEGRSDGVAYLNPEILDKAGNNVSKQEGCLSVPKVFADIIRPDKVRVRYQTDKGETVEETLTGLPARVFQHEFDHLQGVLFIDRVTADVRKQLKPGLQAILTGEVKPFDPEHPDEELMEKEER